A genome region from Candidatus Cloacimonadota bacterium includes the following:
- a CDS encoding pyrophosphate--fructose-6-phosphate 1-phosphotransferase, with protein MGEKKDRIAILTSGGIAPCLSASTGCLITEYTKLVPEMEIIGYLNGYKGLLTDSSIIISDEVRKKAKCLQKYGGSVLGNSRVKLTNVADCMKKGYIQEGQNPLQVAAEQLVKDNVSILHTIGGDDTNIMASELASYLKMNGYDLTVVGLPKTVDNDVIPIYQTLGAATAAEQGAIFFENVANENTTSSRQLIIHEVMGRHCGWLTAATAREYRKRLKKKRFLPDILLARERWDIDAIYIPEMGIDIDEEEERLNKLMDSKDSVNVFLSEGAGMETIVSEMEAKGEQVARDAFGHVRLDELNPGQWFAKRFKTMLKADKVLVQKSGYFARSAPPNKEDLDLIQRTCVEAARCGLNGQSGVVALDEDHNNELRCIGFQRINRGKPFDIHQKWFEDMLIDIGQIR; from the coding sequence ATGGGCGAGAAAAAAGACAGAATTGCAATCCTAACATCCGGGGGTATCGCACCCTGCCTGTCTGCATCAACCGGATGCCTTATCACTGAATATACAAAACTCGTTCCGGAAATGGAGATCATCGGATATCTGAACGGTTATAAAGGTCTGCTCACAGACAGTAGTATTATCATTTCCGATGAAGTAAGGAAAAAAGCAAAATGTCTTCAAAAATACGGCGGCAGCGTACTTGGAAACAGCCGTGTTAAGCTTACAAATGTGGCAGACTGTATGAAAAAGGGCTACATTCAGGAAGGACAGAATCCACTCCAGGTAGCCGCAGAACAACTCGTTAAAGACAACGTTTCGATCCTTCATACAATTGGTGGAGACGATACAAATATCATGGCATCAGAGCTGGCATCCTACCTGAAAATGAATGGCTACGACCTGACGGTTGTTGGACTTCCTAAAACAGTGGATAACGATGTGATCCCGATCTATCAAACCCTCGGGGCTGCAACTGCTGCAGAACAGGGAGCAATCTTCTTTGAGAACGTTGCGAACGAGAATACAACCAGTTCTCGCCAGCTTATTATACACGAAGTCATGGGACGTCACTGCGGATGGCTTACTGCAGCTACTGCTCGTGAATATCGAAAACGTCTTAAGAAAAAAAGATTCCTGCCGGACATCCTTCTTGCTCGTGAACGCTGGGATATCGATGCGATCTATATCCCAGAAATGGGTATTGATATCGACGAGGAGGAAGAACGTCTGAACAAGCTTATGGACAGCAAAGATTCTGTTAATGTTTTCCTCAGCGAAGGTGCAGGAATGGAAACCATTGTTTCTGAGATGGAGGCCAAAGGCGAACAGGTAGCGCGAGACGCTTTCGGGCATGTGCGACTTGATGAACTGAATCCCGGGCAGTGGTTTGCAAAACGTTTCAAAACCATGCTGAAGGCAGATAAGGTTCTAGTTCAGAAAAGCGGCTATTTTGCACGTTCCGCCCCTCCGAACAAAGAGGACCTTGACCTCATTCAGCGCACCTGTGTGGAAGCTGCACGCTGCGGATTGAATGGTCAGAGCGGCGTTGTGGCTCTGGATGAAGATCATAATAACGAACTCAGATGTATCGGATTTCAGCGAATCAATCGGGGAAAACCATTCGATATTCATCAAAAATGGTTCGAAGATATGCTGATAGATATTGGTCAGATCAGGTAA
- a CDS encoding carboxypeptidase regulatory-like domain-containing protein: MKKLIILIFLLFSYALILYSNPILPAVFSELYFDDNDNWYLELYDFYGFSPGNLDGCYLTSASSTAYFNNGIAFGCYDTLVVTNADMQTDFTINRNGTDLYIYGFFYDEMYWGDYAYSTVNAPYSGQSLARVVPYDDYFLLAKENQPSLGNNPFNVQTYGGIQGNVSDVSGYPVPNVQVDIISPISISIYTDEIGYFFIDGLYGMNYTLSAYKSGYPSVQMDVTVEPDSISNVSFVFVPQSVDPNPQENTVSISNHPNPFYNETEFQYSLPHNSFGSVAIFNSKGQKIKEIPVSPTENSVSWSGLDEKNKYVPSGVYFYNLECGDKILASGKMLYLR; the protein is encoded by the coding sequence ATGAAAAAATTAATTATTTTGATTTTTTTACTTTTCTCATATGCACTCATACTGTATTCAAATCCGATTTTACCTGCTGTTTTCAGCGAACTTTACTTTGATGATAACGATAACTGGTATCTTGAATTATATGATTTTTATGGATTTTCACCCGGCAATCTTGATGGCTGCTATCTTACCAGTGCATCAAGCACAGCTTATTTCAATAATGGGATAGCCTTCGGTTGCTATGATACACTAGTGGTAACAAATGCGGATATGCAAACGGATTTTACAATTAACAGAAATGGTACTGATCTGTACATTTATGGCTTCTTTTATGATGAAATGTATTGGGGAGATTATGCATACTCTACCGTAAACGCTCCTTATTCCGGTCAATCATTAGCTCGTGTTGTACCATATGATGATTATTTCTTACTGGCAAAAGAGAACCAGCCATCTCTTGGAAATAATCCATTTAACGTACAAACTTATGGTGGAATTCAGGGAAATGTATCAGATGTTTCTGGTTATCCTGTCCCGAATGTACAGGTTGATATAATCTCACCAATATCAATATCGATATATACAGATGAAATTGGGTATTTTTTTATTGATGGTCTTTATGGTATGAATTATACATTATCTGCATATAAGTCGGGATATCCATCAGTTCAGATGGACGTCACGGTCGAGCCGGATTCAATATCAAATGTCTCATTCGTGTTTGTTCCTCAATCTGTCGATCCAAATCCTCAAGAAAACACGGTTTCGATCTCCAATCATCCCAATCCATTCTACAATGAAACAGAATTTCAATATTCATTACCTCATAACTCATTCGGTTCTGTCGCGATCTTCAACAGCAAAGGTCAGAAGATAAAAGAAATTCCTGTTTCTCCAACTGAGAATTCGGTCTCGTGGTCGGGCTTGGATGAGAAAAATAAATACGTCCCGAGTGGTGTATACTTCTATAATCTGGAATGTGGTGATAAAATCCTGGCTTCTGGAAAGATGTTGTATCTGAGATAG
- a CDS encoding ATP-dependent 6-phosphofructokinase, whose product MKKRCLVVTGGGDCPGLNAVIRAIVKRASQEDEWEIVGSIDGFNGVLKDPRELRVLSCRTVAGIHVRGGTILGTTNKGGPFAWPVQDENGKWTEIDRSKEMLDILKEENINAVINIGGDGSQTISQKLFKMGLNIVGVPKTIDNDLSATDFAFGFQTAVEVATDAVDKLVTTAESHHRIIILEVMGRAAGWIALYASIAGGAEVCLIPEIPYDLQKVKEMVEMRTEDRRGFANIVIAEGAYPKHGTVVGQKVDEIGYHNFKLGGSSIRLKKELEDAGTQADIRVTILGHLQRGGIPCAFDRILATQFGVKAFEMVLKKKFGEMVAYKNNDIKSVPIKDAINTYNLVNVHSNLVHTARGVGISFGD is encoded by the coding sequence ATGAAAAAAAGATGCTTGGTTGTTACAGGCGGCGGTGACTGTCCCGGGCTCAATGCAGTGATCCGAGCAATCGTCAAGCGTGCTTCCCAGGAAGATGAATGGGAGATCGTTGGAAGTATCGATGGATTCAACGGTGTTCTAAAAGATCCCCGTGAATTACGTGTGCTTTCATGTAGAACAGTTGCAGGTATCCATGTCCGTGGCGGCACAATTCTCGGCACGACCAATAAAGGCGGTCCTTTTGCCTGGCCTGTTCAGGATGAAAATGGCAAATGGACCGAGATCGATCGATCAAAAGAGATGCTGGACATCCTGAAAGAAGAGAACATCAATGCAGTTATAAATATCGGCGGAGATGGTTCTCAGACAATCTCGCAAAAATTGTTTAAGATGGGATTGAACATAGTTGGTGTCCCCAAAACCATCGATAATGACCTATCTGCAACAGATTTTGCATTCGGCTTCCAGACAGCAGTCGAGGTTGCTACCGATGCAGTGGACAAGCTGGTAACAACAGCAGAAAGCCATCACAGGATCATCATCCTTGAAGTGATGGGGCGTGCAGCCGGATGGATCGCACTCTATGCATCAATCGCAGGTGGTGCTGAAGTATGCCTTATCCCGGAAATTCCTTACGATCTTCAAAAAGTAAAAGAAATGGTGGAGATGCGAACCGAGGACAGGCGCGGGTTTGCAAATATTGTTATTGCAGAAGGTGCATACCCAAAACATGGAACCGTTGTCGGGCAAAAAGTTGATGAAATCGGATATCATAATTTCAAACTCGGTGGTTCAAGCATCAGGCTCAAGAAAGAGCTTGAAGATGCTGGAACCCAAGCCGATATCCGTGTCACTATTCTTGGACATTTACAGCGTGGCGGCATTCCCTGTGCCTTTGACAGGATACTCGCAACCCAGTTCGGCGTGAAAGCTTTTGAAATGGTTCTTAAGAAAAAATTTGGCGAAATGGTTGCCTATAAAAATAATGATATAAAAAGTGTTCCAATCAAAGATGCCATCAATACCTATAACCTTGTGAATGTGCATTCTAATCTTGTGCATACTGCACGGGGAGTGGGTATCAGTTTTGGCGACTAA
- a CDS encoding four helix bundle protein — protein MTNKKFDLEERTAKFGENIIKFAKKIPQNPITLPLITQVVKAATSVGANYSEADCAESKKDFEHKLGICKKESKESKHWLRMISKAIPILKDDAKILWKEANELNLIFSSIIIKSKEKG, from the coding sequence ATGACAAATAAAAAATTCGATTTAGAGGAAAGAACAGCAAAATTTGGTGAAAATATTATTAAATTCGCAAAAAAGATTCCTCAAAATCCAATAACGCTTCCTCTTATAACACAAGTTGTGAAAGCTGCAACAAGCGTTGGTGCAAATTATTCTGAAGCTGATTGTGCAGAATCTAAAAAAGATTTCGAACATAAGCTTGGAATCTGTAAAAAAGAATCCAAAGAATCAAAACATTGGTTAAGAATGATCTCAAAAGCAATTCCAATACTCAAAGATGATGCTAAGATTCTATGGAAAGAAGCGAATGAATTAAACCTGATATTCTCATCAATCATCATCAAATCTAAGGAAAAAGGATAA
- a CDS encoding T9SS type A sorting domain-containing protein — translation MKKRFLLLVLLVVFISHSLFALVIHVPTNYTTIQAAINSAAIGDTVLVDTGIYNENIDFIGKNIVVASHFITTQDTSAILQTIVHGTGDGSVVTFTSSETPAALLCGFTIRNGSTNNYGGGVNINSASPTLSYCIIEDNNALYGGGICCNNSSSQISYVQLYDNLAIGGGAVSLIDANPTFTRAMICNNGAELGGGFHCDNSSPEIVNSTFCGNSAFDEGGALYGYGSSPDFQNSIFCYNEGNYAVYLWSGSPTVSYSSFWNNELGPVHGFNDSVCVNVTTNVNGDSCDVYGNIQRNAKLLHVSDNIYCLSGFSPCIDAGDPASPDDPDGTICDMGQIYFDRSYIEIDSFAVNKVDNNIRLTWGSLWETDVIGFNIYRSETDDYSLAEKINAAIIPGSGTTTVPQSYLYNDMTGIINIDYYYWLEVLNFADMLNVFGSIFYTMPVSVDDPEIPSDLYYSLSCSPNPFSGSIHIQFTYSQNHPNNELQNESVKIDIYNTKGQLVRTLPIQSATGSSFSATWDSRNESDQLVGSGVYYCFVRTDEKQLVKKLLLIR, via the coding sequence ATGAAAAAAAGATTTTTGCTCCTTGTCCTTCTAGTTGTTTTTATAAGTCATTCGCTTTTTGCTTTGGTTATTCATGTGCCGACGAATTACACGACAATTCAGGCTGCAATAAACTCAGCAGCGATTGGAGACACAGTTCTCGTCGACACCGGCATTTATAACGAGAATATCGATTTCATTGGAAAGAATATTGTCGTTGCGTCACACTTTATTACAACCCAGGACACATCTGCAATATTACAGACAATCGTGCACGGTACGGGTGATGGGTCTGTTGTAACATTTACAAGTAGTGAGACACCTGCAGCTTTGTTATGCGGTTTTACTATTCGAAATGGCAGTACAAATAATTATGGCGGGGGAGTCAATATTAACAGCGCCAGCCCAACATTGAGCTACTGTATCATCGAGGATAACAACGCGCTGTATGGCGGTGGTATCTGTTGTAATAATTCAAGTTCTCAGATATCCTATGTTCAGCTGTATGACAATTTAGCAATTGGCGGTGGTGCGGTATCGCTTATAGATGCAAATCCCACTTTTACAAGGGCTATGATCTGCAATAACGGCGCTGAACTGGGTGGCGGTTTTCATTGCGATAACTCAAGTCCGGAAATAGTAAATTCAACTTTCTGTGGAAATTCGGCTTTTGACGAAGGTGGTGCATTATATGGCTATGGCTCAAGTCCTGACTTCCAAAACTCAATATTTTGCTATAACGAGGGCAACTATGCAGTTTATCTCTGGTCAGGATCTCCAACCGTTTCGTATTCATCTTTCTGGAATAATGAACTTGGTCCTGTACATGGATTTAATGACTCAGTATGTGTAAATGTCACAACCAACGTAAATGGAGATTCATGCGATGTTTATGGCAATATTCAGCGTAATGCTAAACTGTTGCATGTCAGCGATAATATATATTGTCTCTCGGGATTCTCACCGTGTATTGATGCTGGCGATCCTGCTTCTCCAGATGATCCCGACGGCACGATATGCGATATGGGTCAAATCTATTTTGACCGTTCCTATATAGAAATCGATTCCTTTGCAGTAAACAAGGTGGATAACAACATCCGACTTACCTGGGGCTCTCTATGGGAAACTGATGTCATTGGTTTTAATATTTATCGCAGCGAAACTGATGATTATTCACTTGCAGAGAAAATCAATGCTGCCATCATTCCTGGCTCTGGTACCACAACTGTGCCTCAAAGTTATCTCTATAATGACATGACCGGAATTATCAACATTGATTATTATTACTGGCTTGAGGTTTTGAATTTCGCTGATATGCTCAATGTTTTTGGTTCGATTTTCTATACTATGCCCGTTAGCGTTGATGATCCAGAAATACCATCAGATCTGTATTATTCTCTCTCATGCTCTCCGAATCCATTCTCTGGTTCAATTCATATTCAATTTACTTATTCTCAAAATCATCCTAATAATGAACTGCAAAATGAATCTGTAAAGATAGATATCTATAATACAAAAGGTCAGCTTGTTCGGACCCTTCCCATTCAATCTGCTACTGGGTCATCATTCTCCGCAACCTGGGATTCCAGGAATGAATCAGATCAGCTTGTTGGATCAGGAGTTTATTACTGCTTTGTAAGAACTGACGAAAAGCAGCTCGTTAAAAAGCTTTTACTGATTCGTTAA
- a CDS encoding glutamate--tRNA ligase, with protein MSSPKNSDIRVRFAPSPTGYLHVGGLRTALFNYLFAKKNDGSFVLRIEDTDRKRYIPGAQKDLLNTIKAVGLNYDEGPVVGGDYGPYIQSERTELYRKYAQELIDKGAAYYCFCSEERLEKLRDDAKENSTAVVYDGACRNLSQEEVQEKLTQNIPHVIRLKIPKEGSTVFYDAVRERVEVDNAQVDDQVIIKSDGFPTYHLANVVDDHLMKISHVIRGEEWLISVPKHIFMYEALGWKVPKFVHLPLLLNPDKTKLSKRQGDVAVEDYLAKGYLPEALINFIALLGWHASEDREFYTMEELIKAFSLKRISKSGAVFDLEKLNWMNGSYLRSLDLEYIAEKAKPFFEKAGIDISDHEKYVRVVDNARKRVATIPEMIAHSDMFYRDLVFSDEDKQIISHEKARKLYSFWIEQLSTKENWAENEIKELVKETTQTVGVKGKDLYFPLRLALFGEVHGPDIPSLIDILGTKEAIARLKSVLNA; from the coding sequence ATGTCATCACCCAAAAATTCGGATATTCGTGTGCGTTTTGCACCAAGCCCAACCGGTTATCTCCATGTGGGTGGACTTCGCACCGCACTGTTCAACTACCTGTTTGCAAAAAAAAATGACGGTTCTTTTGTCCTCAGGATCGAAGACACTGACCGAAAGAGATATATTCCGGGTGCACAGAAAGACCTCCTGAATACGATCAAGGCAGTTGGCTTGAATTATGATGAAGGACCGGTTGTCGGCGGAGATTACGGACCATATATTCAATCCGAGCGCACAGAGCTTTACCGAAAATATGCACAGGAACTGATCGACAAAGGAGCTGCATACTATTGCTTCTGCTCAGAAGAACGGCTGGAAAAACTGCGCGATGATGCAAAAGAAAACAGCACTGCGGTCGTGTATGACGGGGCATGTAGAAACTTATCACAGGAAGAAGTTCAGGAAAAACTCACACAGAACATACCTCATGTGATACGGCTGAAAATTCCCAAAGAGGGCTCAACTGTATTTTATGATGCTGTTCGAGAGCGCGTAGAAGTGGATAATGCACAAGTAGACGATCAGGTGATCATAAAATCGGACGGCTTTCCGACATATCATCTCGCCAACGTGGTGGACGACCACCTGATGAAGATCAGTCATGTGATACGCGGCGAAGAATGGCTCATCAGCGTGCCGAAGCATATTTTTATGTATGAAGCACTCGGGTGGAAAGTGCCAAAATTCGTGCATCTGCCCTTGCTGCTCAATCCCGACAAGACAAAACTCAGCAAACGTCAGGGCGATGTGGCAGTGGAGGATTATCTCGCAAAGGGATATTTGCCGGAAGCTCTTATAAATTTTATTGCACTTCTCGGATGGCATGCATCGGAAGACAGAGAATTCTATACAATGGAAGAACTGATCAAAGCATTTTCACTCAAGCGTATCAGTAAATCCGGTGCGGTTTTCGATTTGGAAAAACTCAACTGGATGAATGGCTCGTATTTGCGCAGTCTTGATCTTGAATATATTGCAGAAAAAGCAAAACCATTTTTTGAGAAAGCAGGAATCGATATTTCAGATCACGAAAAATACGTCCGTGTTGTTGATAATGCACGTAAGCGCGTTGCAACGATCCCAGAAATGATAGCTCACTCTGATATGTTCTATCGCGATCTCGTATTTTCAGACGAGGATAAACAGATCATTTCACATGAAAAGGCACGAAAGCTCTATTCTTTCTGGATCGAACAGCTTAGCACAAAAGAAAACTGGGCTGAGAACGAGATAAAAGAACTCGTTAAAGAAACAACTCAAACAGTTGGAGTAAAGGGTAAAGACCTGTATTTTCCGCTCCGGCTTGCCCTTTTTGGAGAAGTTCACGGACCGGATATTCCTTCATTAATTGACATTCTTGGAACAAAAGAAGCAATTGCACGCCTTAAAAGCGTATTGAATGCATAA
- a CDS encoding carboxypeptidase regulatory-like domain-containing protein — protein sequence MKRVLMIMMFLLITGSIFAYESPDEFESMYFKFEITNRAELEQITRIVSIDNVIDLTVYAYATPTQLAKLSNLGYKVEFLPISGSTKDLTMATTIAEMANWDRYPTYSVYCDMMAQFVSNYPNICRLENLGSSIEGRDILAVKISDNPDIEEDEPEFFYTAQMHGNEIVTYIMMLRLIDYLLSNYGINLEVTKMVNEIEIWINPLANPDGTYDGGNNTVSGADRENANGVDLNRNFPDPEDGPHPDGNAWQPETIVMMDFADAHSFIHSANFHSGAEVVNYPWDTWATLHADNDWYYDISRAYADTVHLYSPASYMNFLDNGVTNGYQWYTTNGNRQDYMNWFHYCREVTIELSDAKLLSSNLLPAHWTYNNRSLINYIKNVYYGIRGLVTDSLGNPLDAKITVVDHDFDHSEVYTDPDVGDYHRMILPGTYDITVSAYAFIPQTITGITVVDTGAVRVDVILQEAESVDITGTVRDGDTHQLIVGAKVEIIDSVHAPVFTGFDGTYAIDNVMEGTYTFKVSADGYSTLTEDITVTEDNNVINFELYQPYLFWDFEQNDGDFTSSYINGWQWGEPSAGDISAYSGIKVWGTVLGGYYVDNAHWYLYSPEILLGNNPMLEFYHLHNFESSSTMWDGGNVSISTNGGTSYGLLTPVGGYDGNISALSQQGYGGTRMEWTLAQFSLGPYANQEIILRWHFASDYSEHDYYGWYVDDVAIIELVGTDDPTPGNTFTLKQNFPNPFHGSTTISFSIPKNAENAKLLIFNLKGQLVSEVPIDEMISSYTWDGKDMAQKSVSSGVYFYQIQSGKHSSEIKKLIYLQ from the coding sequence ATGAAAAGAGTTTTAATGATTATGATGTTCTTACTCATTACAGGCAGCATCTTTGCATATGAAAGTCCAGATGAGTTTGAGAGCATGTATTTTAAATTTGAGATAACGAATCGGGCTGAACTTGAGCAGATCACACGCATCGTTTCGATTGATAATGTTATCGATCTCACAGTTTATGCTTATGCAACTCCTACTCAACTTGCCAAACTGAGCAATCTCGGGTATAAGGTGGAATTTCTTCCTATCTCCGGATCTACAAAAGATCTCACCATGGCAACAACTATAGCAGAAATGGCTAATTGGGATCGCTATCCAACATATAGTGTGTATTGTGATATGATGGCTCAATTTGTAAGTAATTATCCAAACATTTGCAGATTGGAGAATCTCGGTTCTTCAATTGAGGGTCGTGATATCCTTGCGGTAAAGATCTCTGACAATCCAGATATTGAGGAAGATGAGCCAGAATTCTTTTATACTGCCCAGATGCACGGGAATGAGATCGTTACTTATATTATGATGCTCAGGTTGATCGATTATCTTCTTTCAAATTATGGCATCAATCTTGAAGTAACCAAAATGGTCAACGAGATCGAAATATGGATCAATCCGCTGGCAAATCCTGATGGTACATATGATGGTGGAAACAATACAGTAAGCGGTGCTGATAGAGAAAATGCAAATGGTGTTGATCTCAATAGAAATTTCCCAGATCCTGAAGATGGACCGCATCCTGATGGAAATGCCTGGCAGCCAGAAACAATAGTCATGATGGACTTTGCTGATGCGCATAGCTTTATCCACTCTGCCAACTTCCATAGTGGAGCAGAGGTAGTTAACTATCCCTGGGATACCTGGGCAACTCTTCATGCAGATAATGACTGGTATTACGATATTTCCCGCGCATATGCAGACACCGTACACCTTTACTCTCCAGCTTCCTACATGAACTTCCTGGATAATGGCGTAACAAATGGATATCAGTGGTATACAACCAATGGTAACAGGCAGGACTATATGAACTGGTTCCATTATTGCAGGGAAGTAACAATAGAATTATCCGATGCAAAACTTCTCTCATCAAATCTTCTTCCGGCACATTGGACATATAATAACCGTTCACTTATAAATTATATAAAGAACGTATACTACGGCATTCGTGGTCTTGTAACAGACTCACTTGGCAATCCACTCGACGCAAAGATCACAGTCGTTGATCATGATTTCGACCACTCAGAAGTATATACAGATCCTGATGTGGGTGATTATCATCGCATGATCCTGCCCGGCACCTATGATATAACAGTTAGCGCTTATGCGTTCATTCCACAAACAATAACAGGTATAACTGTTGTCGATACTGGTGCTGTACGTGTTGATGTGATACTCCAGGAAGCTGAAAGCGTAGATATTACAGGCACAGTACGCGATGGAGACACACACCAGCTTATCGTCGGCGCAAAGGTCGAGATCATCGATTCTGTTCATGCTCCGGTTTTTACCGGATTTGATGGAACATATGCCATTGATAATGTCATGGAAGGAACATACACATTTAAAGTATCAGCAGATGGATACAGCACTCTCACTGAGGACATAACGGTTACGGAAGATAATAATGTTATCAATTTCGAACTCTACCAGCCCTATCTGTTCTGGGATTTCGAGCAGAATGACGGAGATTTTACCAGCAGTTATATCAACGGCTGGCAGTGGGGTGAGCCTTCAGCAGGAGACATCTCTGCATATTCCGGTATAAAAGTATGGGGAACAGTTCTTGGTGGCTACTATGTCGATAATGCCCACTGGTATCTTTATTCACCCGAGATATTGCTTGGAAACAACCCCATGCTCGAATTTTATCATCTGCATAATTTTGAAAGTAGTTCTACAATGTGGGATGGGGGGAATGTCAGCATCTCAACAAATGGTGGAACATCTTATGGTCTGTTGACTCCAGTGGGAGGTTATGATGGCAACATTAGTGCATTAAGTCAGCAGGGTTATGGCGGAACCAGAATGGAATGGACACTTGCTCAATTCAGCTTGGGACCTTATGCAAATCAGGAAATCATCCTGCGCTGGCATTTTGCATCTGATTATTCAGAGCATGACTATTATGGCTGGTACGTCGATGATGTTGCGATCATCGAGCTTGTCGGAACAGATGATCCTACCCCGGGTAATACCTTTACTCTCAAGCAGAATTTTCCTAATCCATTCCATGGTTCGACAACGATCTCTTTCTCAATTCCCAAAAACGCTGAGAATGCAAAGCTATTGATCTTTAATCTTAAAGGACAGCTTGTGTCCGAAGTACCCATCGATGAAATGATATCATCATACACATGGGATGGAAAAGACATGGCGCAAAAGTCCGTAAGCAGTGGTGTATACTTCTATCAAATACAGTCGGGAAAGCATTCATCAGAAATTAAAAAATTAATTTATTTACAATAA